One window of Chloroflexus aggregans DSM 9485 genomic DNA carries:
- a CDS encoding efflux RND transporter periplasmic adaptor subunit — translation MEWLAKRVVTGGLMIGLVAGISGCSIGSLVGAPTPEPWTPPTPEPTATVVVLEPTATPPAQRTVTVAIGTFTDRREVSGQVTPILERDLAFRESGILRNLYVEVGTQVTSGQLLAEIDLGTLEDQLRRARINAEQDRLAIEQTIARAQIDVRSAEVALATAKDRLAELTAPASAAEIAEARAALQRAEAALARTRNDASAVKTRAERALADRVAELQQVQAAYGQARARLEVENTLEVQALVNQLATQLRAAESSVALAQIELDTARGNEIAAVQAAEADVELARAKLDRLLSGPDQFEVAAAERAVQQAQIQLDAARQRTIPDPSLVKSLAASELVIKEIERQIENRRIYAPFDGTITAIESLVGFPVQAEAPVLRLMDNSGLQITVSALSSADLERIVNGSQVSITFTRYPGRTFTGIVHKPTTKVDRLSSPELHISFNTGNLPVVIGDPALVTIDFGQRDGVRWLPLEAIRRDGGAYVLVPDANGPRRVEVQIGIITDGKVEIVSGLEAGDRVLLPSN, via the coding sequence ATGGAATGGCTGGCGAAGCGCGTCGTTACCGGCGGATTGATGATCGGTCTTGTTGCCGGCATTAGTGGCTGTAGCATTGGTTCCCTGGTTGGGGCACCGACACCAGAGCCTTGGACACCGCCTACTCCTGAACCAACGGCTACCGTGGTCGTGTTGGAACCAACTGCTACACCCCCAGCGCAACGTACCGTCACCGTTGCCATTGGCACCTTTACCGACCGGCGCGAGGTGAGTGGTCAGGTAACACCGATCCTCGAACGCGATCTTGCATTTCGGGAAAGTGGCATTTTACGCAACCTGTACGTGGAAGTCGGTACGCAGGTTACGAGTGGGCAATTGTTGGCCGAGATCGATCTTGGGACATTGGAAGATCAACTTCGACGCGCTCGCATCAACGCCGAACAAGATCGCCTTGCCATTGAACAAACAATAGCACGGGCACAAATTGATGTACGGAGTGCTGAAGTAGCGCTTGCCACGGCAAAAGACCGACTCGCCGAACTGACAGCACCGGCTTCAGCAGCTGAAATCGCCGAAGCACGGGCGGCTCTGCAACGGGCTGAAGCAGCTCTGGCACGCACACGCAATGACGCATCGGCAGTCAAGACCCGTGCGGAACGTGCCTTAGCCGATCGGGTCGCCGAATTACAGCAGGTGCAAGCGGCGTATGGTCAGGCACGTGCCCGATTAGAAGTTGAGAACACTCTCGAAGTACAAGCGTTAGTTAACCAACTTGCAACGCAATTGCGTGCAGCCGAGAGTTCGGTAGCATTGGCCCAGATCGAACTAGACACTGCCCGCGGCAACGAAATCGCTGCCGTGCAAGCAGCCGAAGCCGATGTCGAGTTGGCACGGGCCAAGCTGGATCGGCTATTGAGCGGCCCTGACCAGTTTGAAGTAGCAGCCGCCGAGCGCGCCGTGCAACAGGCGCAGATTCAGCTCGATGCAGCTCGGCAGCGTACTATTCCCGATCCATCGTTGGTAAAAAGTTTGGCAGCCTCTGAGCTAGTAATCAAAGAGATTGAACGACAAATTGAAAATCGTCGCATTTATGCACCTTTCGACGGCACTATCACGGCCATTGAGTCGCTCGTTGGGTTTCCGGTACAGGCGGAAGCACCGGTCTTGCGGCTGATGGACAATTCCGGTCTTCAAATTACCGTCAGTGCATTGAGTAGTGCCGATCTGGAACGGATTGTGAACGGCTCACAGGTGAGTATCACGTTTACCCGCTATCCGGGCCGCACCTTTACCGGCATTGTGCATAAACCGACCACTAAGGTCGATCGCTTGTCGTCGCCGGAGCTGCATATTAGCTTCAACACCGGTAATTTACCGGTAGTCATCGGCGACCCGGCTCTAGTCACCATCGATTTTGGTCAGCGTGACGGGGTGCGCTGGCTACCATTGGAAGCAATCAGACGTGACGGTGGCGCTTACGTTCTTGTACCTGACGCAAATGGGCCGCGACGGGTTGAGGTACAGATCGGGATCATTACCGATGGCAAAGTAGAAATTGTTAGCGGATTAGAGGCGGGAGACCGCGTGCTGCTACCGTCGAATTGA
- a CDS encoding polysaccharide biosynthesis tyrosine autokinase: MLTWSDIWSYIRVMLRWWWVALLAALLAAGSAQVIALRQPDYYVSRTTLRVGDTLSTAIPDPQMIGLSNTVTSFYAEMAKREVILKPVVEKLALPFPWQVIRDYMLSTSVNRQASLLEITITDTNPQRAAAIADSLAAELIRFGPNSPENITAQRNLLNEQIERAQREIEALDRQIEQTRDMLAQATSAADLREARNRLQELELSRDSAQNAYTQLLRLQNTSLVNSLTVFEAASIPTTPLPNKRNLTVAVAGLAGLILGFIASFVLEALDTRWRNSNDLRIRFGLNFLGAVPGNQPLINLSAEEAQQRSSAVKEAHTQIVLAGLPRNARTLMVSGPHPSQERSALVVDLAQCYTLAGYRVLLVDAETEQALLSSLFNDPDAALQPIIIDGEAQVWSSLRVVPIKNILLLARNTDENGKPLPPSQPWPTLVENLQRAADILIFDGPSTLSGVEAALLAPLVDGVVLALRPVADSSHDIQQSLKRLTLKRTDHVLGAVMLTDKPVQTDERPRLPLPMMRKLLTDMPLRLLNPGKEKTASTHTEAKQDEMFVNTSQHRQAIEPRETAAQAENPRVIVTPPPTNKAVMTTHVVESQMVEPPRYARAVGESVLELVEDNDEVGTPSPQPIALPSPTKRTTTRRHAHRRPVAGRRRQR; encoded by the coding sequence ATGCTCACGTGGAGCGATATTTGGTCATATATCCGGGTCATGCTACGTTGGTGGTGGGTAGCACTGCTAGCCGCCCTGTTAGCGGCCGGTTCAGCACAGGTCATCGCCTTACGACAACCCGATTATTACGTCAGTCGCACGACCCTGCGGGTGGGTGACACCCTCTCGACCGCAATTCCCGACCCGCAAATGATTGGTCTTTCCAATACGGTGACCAGTTTTTATGCCGAAATGGCGAAACGGGAGGTCATTCTCAAGCCGGTGGTCGAAAAGTTGGCGCTCCCGTTTCCATGGCAAGTGATCCGCGACTACATGCTGAGCACCAGCGTAAACCGGCAGGCCAGCCTCCTTGAGATCACGATTACCGACACCAATCCTCAACGAGCGGCGGCGATTGCCGATTCGCTTGCGGCTGAACTGATCCGATTTGGGCCGAATTCACCAGAAAACATCACTGCGCAACGTAATTTATTAAACGAACAGATCGAACGTGCGCAACGCGAGATCGAAGCCCTTGATCGCCAGATTGAGCAGACCCGTGACATGTTGGCCCAAGCAACCAGCGCCGCCGACTTGCGCGAAGCGCGCAACCGGTTGCAAGAGCTGGAATTGTCGCGGGACAGCGCCCAAAATGCGTACACTCAGTTGTTGAGATTACAGAATACCAGCCTCGTTAACAGTCTAACGGTGTTTGAAGCAGCGAGCATCCCAACAACGCCACTGCCGAATAAGCGCAATCTGACTGTGGCCGTGGCCGGCCTGGCCGGTTTGATCCTCGGCTTCATAGCATCGTTCGTCCTCGAAGCGCTCGATACACGCTGGCGCAACTCCAACGATCTCCGCATTCGGTTCGGTCTCAATTTTCTTGGAGCGGTTCCCGGCAATCAACCCCTGATCAATCTCAGTGCGGAAGAAGCGCAACAGCGCAGCTCTGCGGTCAAAGAGGCTCACACCCAAATCGTACTGGCCGGTCTCCCCCGGAATGCCCGTACCCTGATGGTAAGTGGCCCCCACCCCTCACAAGAACGAAGTGCATTAGTTGTCGATCTCGCTCAATGCTATACGTTGGCGGGGTATCGCGTGTTATTGGTTGATGCTGAAACAGAACAGGCCTTGCTCAGTTCACTGTTTAACGATCCTGATGCTGCTTTACAACCGATTATCATCGACGGCGAAGCGCAGGTCTGGTCGAGTTTGCGAGTGGTACCGATCAAAAATATTTTATTGCTGGCACGCAACACCGATGAGAACGGAAAACCGCTACCACCTTCGCAACCATGGCCGACACTGGTAGAGAATCTGCAACGGGCTGCCGACATTCTCATCTTCGATGGGCCATCTACCCTGAGTGGTGTGGAAGCAGCCCTATTGGCACCGTTGGTCGACGGTGTCGTGCTGGCGCTCAGGCCGGTGGCAGACAGTAGTCACGATATTCAGCAGAGTTTGAAACGGCTGACCCTGAAGCGTACCGACCACGTGTTGGGGGCAGTGATGTTGACCGACAAACCAGTTCAAACCGATGAGCGGCCACGCTTACCGTTACCGATGATGCGCAAGTTGCTGACCGATATGCCGCTCAGGTTGCTCAACCCCGGGAAGGAAAAGACAGCATCGACGCACACCGAAGCTAAACAAGATGAAATGTTCGTCAATACTTCACAACACCGGCAAGCTATCGAACCGAGAGAAACCGCTGCACAAGCTGAGAATCCACGTGTGATCGTGACACCACCACCCACCAACAAGGCGGTCATGACGACACATGTCGTTGAGTCGCAGATGGTTGAACCACCACGTTACGCACGAGCAGTGGGCGAATCGGTGCTGGAGTTGGTCGAGGACAACGATGAGGTCGGCACACCATCACCACAACCGATAGCCCTGCCATCACCGACAAAACGAACAACTACAAGACGACATGCGCACCGGCGACCCGTCGCCGGTCGCCGACGGCAACGGTAA
- a CDS encoding spermidine synthase family protein, translated as MTFPSLQAIGKYLGLTLLSGSILALQITFTRIFSLMIWHHFTYMVIGIALLGGGAAGTFLAVRRWEPDKLQRRLGTLSLLFSLSSLSNLIAITTIAIDPLRAAQIGWAIVGLGIYFICLFNTFFTGGLVIAAIFGRWAGAAHRLYFADMLGAGVATMTVLFVIQTIGGPAVIALIGLIGVVAAILLDYQAKPRQRWLLPVIIGIEMLVLVGLIVRPPTLAVPSSKELGWAMQAQGTGPEFTRWDAVGRVDVMPEIVITEPMIVGAVSSSYLRENRPELPLKLVTIDGTSMTGMYRFDGSDTDLERFRFLDHAVISAAYQLGKERPRTLLIGVGGGLDILLARLYKAQYITAIELNPTIVSLLKDRYADYTGRLAEHPSTELIVAEGRSFLSRTTNQYDIIQGIGLDNLAALSGGAYVLAESYLYTADSLEQALNALTPHGIFSWTRDVNSPPREMLRLTGLAAEALRRIGVSDPAAHIAIIANESGVNATLLVSRSPFQPEQIERLRAWGAANNFTMLHDPFVRLNTPFADYLHAADPRAFERTYPFHIFPVTDDNPFFYNYFRWENLHFDRSYEGRLNRFPIGNLILVTMAFFALGAAVAFIVLPLARYKSDGLRMPGAIPTLAYFSLLGAAYMFIQIVLIQRFTLFIGYPIHATTATIASMLAFAALGSLLFSKRIQTIGGLRLVLLGIAVLTAIYVVALKPLFAAWMHWPDLGRIIASIFIIAPLAVLLGIPFPTGIRQLNARAPGLVVWAWGMNGVFSVLGSVLVIVVSMVSNFTTAMLSGAAGHTLAAMVGGALWKVAVRDPATVSVPANAATDTSVTPVAR; from the coding sequence ATGACGTTTCCATCACTCCAAGCGATCGGTAAATATCTCGGACTGACACTCCTGAGTGGCAGTATTCTGGCTTTGCAGATTACCTTCACCCGCATTTTTTCACTGATGATTTGGCACCACTTCACGTATATGGTTATCGGCATCGCCTTGCTCGGCGGCGGGGCAGCCGGAACCTTTCTCGCGGTGCGTCGTTGGGAACCTGATAAACTTCAGCGCCGTCTTGGCACATTGTCTTTACTCTTTAGTCTTTCCAGCTTGAGCAATCTGATCGCGATCACAACCATCGCCATTGATCCGTTACGGGCCGCGCAGATCGGCTGGGCTATCGTCGGTCTCGGCATCTACTTCATCTGTCTTTTCAACACCTTCTTTACCGGCGGGTTGGTGATTGCTGCCATCTTTGGGCGCTGGGCCGGCGCTGCCCACCGGCTCTATTTTGCCGATATGCTGGGGGCAGGTGTGGCCACGATGACGGTCTTGTTCGTCATCCAGACCATTGGCGGCCCGGCGGTCATTGCCTTGATCGGGCTGATCGGTGTGGTGGCAGCGATATTGCTGGACTACCAGGCCAAACCACGCCAACGTTGGCTCTTGCCTGTCATCATTGGTATAGAGATGCTCGTGTTAGTGGGACTGATCGTGCGGCCACCCACACTTGCCGTGCCCAGCTCAAAGGAGCTGGGTTGGGCGATGCAAGCCCAAGGTACCGGCCCCGAATTCACTCGCTGGGATGCGGTAGGGCGGGTGGATGTGATGCCGGAGATCGTGATTACCGAACCAATGATTGTGGGAGCGGTAAGTTCGAGCTATCTCCGAGAAAACCGACCGGAACTACCGTTAAAATTGGTAACTATTGACGGCACTTCTATGACCGGCATGTACCGGTTTGATGGTAGTGATACGGATCTGGAGCGATTCCGCTTTCTTGATCACGCAGTGATCAGCGCCGCGTACCAACTCGGTAAAGAACGACCACGTACTTTACTGATCGGAGTTGGCGGCGGTCTTGATATTCTACTGGCCCGCCTCTATAAAGCACAATACATTACGGCCATCGAACTCAATCCGACCATTGTCAGCCTGTTGAAAGATCGTTATGCCGACTACACCGGACGGCTAGCCGAACACCCTTCAACAGAGCTGATCGTCGCTGAAGGTCGTAGCTTCCTTAGCCGCACCACAAACCAATACGACATCATTCAAGGCATCGGTCTTGACAATTTGGCTGCTTTGTCGGGTGGGGCCTACGTGCTCGCCGAATCGTACCTCTACACGGCCGATTCGCTCGAGCAAGCGCTGAACGCGCTTACCCCGCATGGGATTTTCTCGTGGACGCGCGATGTCAACAGCCCGCCGCGTGAAATGTTGCGCTTAACCGGACTAGCTGCGGAAGCACTCCGCCGAATAGGGGTCAGTGATCCGGCAGCACATATCGCAATCATCGCCAATGAGAGTGGAGTTAATGCCACATTGCTCGTCAGTCGGTCACCATTCCAACCGGAGCAGATCGAACGGCTCCGCGCATGGGGCGCAGCGAACAACTTCACGATGCTACACGATCCGTTTGTTCGGTTGAACACCCCATTTGCCGACTACTTGCATGCCGCCGATCCACGAGCCTTTGAGCGCACCTATCCGTTCCACATCTTCCCGGTGACCGATGACAACCCCTTCTTCTACAACTACTTCCGTTGGGAGAACTTACACTTCGATCGCAGTTATGAGGGGCGGCTAAACCGCTTCCCAATCGGTAATCTGATATTGGTGACAATGGCCTTCTTCGCACTCGGAGCAGCGGTAGCCTTCATTGTGTTGCCATTGGCGCGCTACAAGAGCGATGGGCTGCGTATGCCCGGCGCAATACCAACCCTTGCCTACTTCAGCTTGCTCGGTGCGGCGTATATGTTTATCCAGATTGTGCTGATTCAGCGATTTACCCTCTTTATCGGTTATCCGATTCACGCGACAACAGCGACTATCGCGAGTATGCTTGCCTTTGCCGCACTAGGCAGCCTACTCTTCAGCAAGCGCATCCAGACTATCGGTGGGCTGCGGCTGGTGTTACTCGGTATTGCAGTGCTCACTGCGATCTACGTTGTTGCGCTAAAACCGCTCTTTGCGGCGTGGATGCATTGGCCTGATTTGGGGCGGATCATCGCCAGCATCTTTATTATCGCACCACTCGCCGTGCTGCTCGGTATTCCTTTCCCAACAGGCATTCGCCAACTCAACGCGCGCGCACCGGGGTTGGTGGTCTGGGCTTGGGGAATGAACGGCGTCTTTTCGGTACTTGGATCGGTATTGGTGATTGTGGTCAGTATGGTGAGCAATTTCACCACTGCGATGCTGAGCGGAGCAGCCGGCCACACGCTAGCGGCTATGGTTGGCGGCGCGCTCTGGAAGGTAGCGGTGCGTGATCCGGCAACCGTTAGCGTACCAGCGAATGCTGCGACTGATACGTCGGTGACTCCAGTTGCAAGATGA
- a CDS encoding DUF1624 domain-containing protein yields the protein MRTASLVAEAQLTVAERSASSTRIVAIDALRGVALILMALDHSAFFVGASLQAESYGGQPVALQSAVYWLSGLLTNLASPIFFFLGGYSLALYAAAQARRGQPPQATTRFMLIRALVILVLDLTICAWFWSGAMPYVHVLTSIAAAMLILAGLRQLLTPNQIGIVALVTLLFHQGWVGASADDLLNNAPQTFWQAFWFTYSYDTTPALGFAVLGWGPLLWLGYAVGNRQDQPVLRQPQRWVQIGLGLLILWAVLRLAGSFGDLGSFRAIGDSPVHLLIMSKAPPSLSYFAFNLGFAALILAWTYANPHLFTTGWLRWLPMVGQVSLFFYVTHIIVYHFVALVMQQLPLSGPRIIWGYTAWLIGLTILIPLGYWYRKQRKRYPRWLSYL from the coding sequence ATGCGCACTGCCAGTCTTGTCGCCGAAGCGCAGCTAACCGTTGCCGAGCGCAGCGCCAGCAGTACGCGCATTGTCGCGATTGACGCACTGCGCGGCGTGGCGCTGATCTTGATGGCGCTCGACCATAGCGCCTTCTTTGTAGGGGCCAGCTTACAGGCCGAGTCGTATGGCGGCCAGCCGGTTGCGTTGCAGAGCGCCGTTTACTGGCTGAGCGGGTTGCTGACCAATCTCGCCTCGCCGATCTTTTTCTTTCTCGGTGGTTATAGTCTTGCCCTGTATGCAGCAGCGCAGGCCCGGCGCGGTCAACCACCACAGGCTACTACCCGATTTATGCTCATCCGAGCGCTGGTCATTCTCGTGCTCGACCTCACGATCTGCGCGTGGTTTTGGAGTGGTGCAATGCCGTATGTGCATGTGCTGACCAGCATCGCCGCAGCAATGTTGATCTTGGCCGGCTTGCGCCAACTCCTCACGCCGAACCAAATCGGGATCGTTGCCCTGGTAACATTACTCTTTCATCAAGGGTGGGTTGGAGCGAGTGCAGACGATCTGCTCAACAACGCACCACAAACCTTCTGGCAAGCTTTTTGGTTTACCTATAGCTACGACACGACACCGGCTCTTGGGTTTGCCGTGTTGGGTTGGGGACCATTACTCTGGTTGGGATATGCCGTGGGAAACCGGCAAGATCAGCCGGTCTTGCGGCAGCCCCAGCGTTGGGTGCAGATTGGGTTGGGGTTACTCATTCTTTGGGCTGTACTCAGGCTAGCCGGTAGTTTCGGTGATCTCGGTTCGTTTCGTGCGATTGGCGATAGCCCGGTTCACCTACTAATCATGAGCAAAGCGCCACCGAGCCTAAGCTACTTTGCCTTCAATCTTGGCTTTGCAGCACTGATCCTGGCCTGGACCTACGCTAACCCCCATCTCTTCACAACCGGCTGGCTCCGCTGGCTGCCGATGGTCGGGCAGGTTTCGCTCTTCTTCTACGTCACCCACATCATCGTCTACCACTTCGTCGCACTGGTGATGCAACAACTACCGCTGAGCGGCCCACGGATTATCTGGGGCTACACAGCGTGGCTCATCGGATTGACCATTCTGATCCCACTAGGCTACTGGTACCGCAAGCAACGCAAGCGGTATCCGCGATGGTTGAGCTATCTGTAG
- a CDS encoding glycosyltransferase family 4 protein encodes MSNRWSRTLIVATNSPAPWLAEAVRAGKHQRVDYLELADRFGSRHVDYAIVRHNRLLYHLENLLRMDLRLAWQVVQLIKRERYQAVISLSERVGIPLALLLPRQIRHLVIFHHGMSQQKLRLIKGLGLQRRWDMIAAISRAEANGMREVLALPAERVVPLHTPIDTTFFQPQPNERPASVVQSLGLSHRDFATFIEAMRRLPHIPCHLRIGSSWVEGKAGHEDQKLPDNISLQPFVPPDQLRNCYMKSRIIVVPIKASTQWSAGCTSVQAAQAMSRPVIATRRPGLSEYVIEGETALLVEPGSVEQMVTAISTLWNDPVRAEAMGQAGRQLMEERFTIDQWLARVTELVERMMANAAYKGMAMNTGIE; translated from the coding sequence ATGAGTAATCGATGGTCGCGAACATTGATCGTTGCAACCAATAGCCCAGCACCCTGGCTAGCGGAAGCGGTACGTGCCGGTAAGCATCAGCGGGTCGATTATCTCGAATTAGCCGATCGTTTTGGCAGCCGGCATGTCGATTACGCGATCGTTCGTCACAACCGCCTGCTATACCACCTCGAAAACCTGCTACGTATGGACTTGCGACTAGCATGGCAGGTAGTGCAACTAATCAAGCGCGAACGATATCAGGCGGTGATCAGTCTTTCTGAGCGTGTGGGAATACCACTAGCGCTGCTTCTACCACGTCAGATCCGGCATCTCGTCATCTTTCATCACGGAATGTCGCAGCAGAAATTGCGCTTGATTAAAGGCTTGGGGTTACAACGGCGATGGGATATGATTGCGGCAATCAGCCGAGCTGAGGCGAATGGTATGCGAGAAGTACTTGCCCTACCCGCAGAACGAGTCGTTCCTTTGCATACACCGATTGACACCACGTTCTTCCAACCGCAACCAAATGAAAGACCGGCCAGCGTCGTGCAAAGTTTGGGATTGTCACACCGTGACTTTGCGACGTTCATCGAGGCGATGCGCCGACTGCCCCATATTCCTTGCCATCTCCGTATCGGAAGTAGCTGGGTAGAAGGGAAAGCGGGACACGAAGACCAGAAACTACCAGACAATATCAGTTTGCAACCGTTTGTACCACCGGATCAGTTACGCAATTGTTATATGAAAAGCCGAATTATCGTGGTGCCGATCAAAGCCAGCACACAGTGGAGTGCCGGATGCACTTCGGTGCAAGCGGCACAAGCCATGAGCCGACCGGTGATCGCCACGCGCCGGCCCGGGTTGAGTGAATATGTGATTGAGGGTGAGACCGCCCTGCTTGTTGAACCTGGTAGCGTTGAACAGATGGTTACTGCGATTAGCACCCTCTGGAACGATCCAGTGCGTGCCGAGGCAATGGGGCAGGCCGGACGTCAGTTGATGGAAGAGCGCTTTACGATTGATCAATGGCTGGCACGGGTGACAGAGTTGGTTGAACGGATGATGGCTAATGCTGCATACAAAGGGATGGCGATGAACACGGGTATAGAATGA